The following are encoded in a window of Peromyscus maniculatus bairdii isolate BWxNUB_F1_BW_parent chromosome X, HU_Pman_BW_mat_3.1, whole genome shotgun sequence genomic DNA:
- the Nhsl2 gene encoding NHS-like protein 2 isoform X5 has translation MPAQRQLSEDETTTQGVRAPEACLSLSTADKQTSWNGPFPLPVLKEKSWLQPCSTQSDLVPINISGQQFDRHASFRHSLFNTETAVNPKSTLRRRRTIIGFSNFSQRDPGHSNSPAGSLVCSATSDVRPGHSAPQVVQGRVAVGQEARFPSLTSPGPRHSSSEPADPHQARGGPDPPGMESMAVVYSVPGSCNGPTESTFSASWKGEAFTYMTPSASSQGNQGSENGKNPSSGNSWVSLNTLPPLVPKEAATLFVTRDNPAGCTGLPRYSEHLTQRRQIPERPPKIGLLARGTSRLETGPGGTNRFRERSLSVPTDSGVTSVDYDEEQKAGEACILPYASTSSEGSNSTDNIAALSTEQEARHRRQRSKSISLKKAKKKPSPPMRSVSLVKDEPVLPPEGELAMPKDQRPRSLCLSLEHQGHHSSQPDAQGHAQSSVPTLKDPEGTQFSHHWYLTDWKSGDTCQSLSSSSTATGTTVIECTQVQGSSESLASPSTSRATTPSQLSIEVEAREVASPGRPTGLMSPSSGYSSQSETPTPTVSMSLTLGHLPPPSTSGRVRPVVPERKSSLPPTSPMEKICKSRLSFDLPLTSSTTLDLSGMNISIRSKTKVSRHHSDTNFGAKLAQKSSPNQPIMPMVTPSDLRSVRLRSISKSEPEDDVESPDYTEEPGAEEVFTLPEKKVKPPIAEKPPLARRPPSLIHRPPSLSGEHPLTSPTMAMTPKSSVPHMKQLPQDSYTVLRKPKSPSFPSSRSPGESTAPSSLVCTPLAGSSGAFFSGTQQPPQATVEDGGAKVRALPERISLQSQEEAEKKISKIPPPVPKKPSVLYLPLTSPVAPTDACTAEPRLPFSPIITLEEDAKCPSTGDDLKSPGKSVASAPPVDSKKEAISPGRPVEPSTEEKSLISDKTAEWISEEDDDVFVASRTTEDLFTVIHRSKRKLLGWKEPGEAFPGSRPSSHSPVKNTADSPTSESAAATGPSGSASLDAGRNDDFKALLQKKGSKATPKTRPSAAELLKTTNPLARRIIAQFSKDYEPTDNPST, from the exons ATG CCTGCACAACGGCAGCTGAGCGAGGATGAGACCACCACCCAGGGTGTGAGGGCCCCCGAGGCCTGCCTGAGCCTGTCTACAGCCGACAAGCAAACCTCCTGGAATGGTCCCTTCCCGCTACCCGTCCTAAAGGAGAAGAGCTGGCTTCAGCCCTGCTCCACGCAGTCTGACCTTGTGCCCATCAACATCTCGG GGCAGCAGTTTGATAGACATGCAAGTTTTCGACACTCGTTGTTTAACACAGAGACAGCCGTGAACCCCAAGTCCACCCTGAGGCGGAGGCGGACCATTATTGGATTCTCTAACTTTTCTCAGCGAGACCCAG GTCACAGCAACAGCCCAGCGGGCAGCCTGGTCTGCTCCGCCACCTCAGACGTCAGGCCCGGCCACTCGGCTCCACAAGTTGTTCAGGGAAGAGTTGCTGTTGGGCAGGAAGCTCGGTTTCCAAGTCTCACCTCGCCAGGACCGAGACACTCTTCTAGTGAGCCTGCAGACCCACACCAGGCACGTGGTGGCCCAGACCCTCCGGGCatggagagcatggcagtggtgtaCAGTGTCCCCGGTTCTTGCAATGGACCGACAGAGTCAACGTTCTCCGCCTCCTGGAAGGGAGAAGCTTTCACATACATGACACCAAGTGCCAGCAGCCAGGGCAATCAAGGcagtgaaaatggaaaaaatccTTCCTCTGGAAATTCCTGGGTGTCTCTGAACACACTCCCACCTCTGGTCCCTAAGGAGGCGGCTACCCTCTTTGTCACCCGGGATAACCCAGCAGGATGCACTGGGCTACCCAGATACTCTGAGCACCTCACTCAGCGAAGGCAAATACCAGAAAGACCTCCCAAGATTGGCCTTCTGGCCCGTGGTACCTCAAGACTGGAAACAGGCCCAGGCGGGACCAACAGATTCCGGGAGCGGTCACTGTCTGTGCCCACAGACTCCGGGGTCACCTCAGTGGACTATGATGAAGAACAGAAGGCTGGGGAGGCCTGCATCCTGCCTTATGCCAGTACAAGTTCTGAAGGTAGCAACAGTACTGACAACATTGCGGCCCTCAGCACTGAGCAAGAGGCGCGGCACAGAAGGCAAAGATCCAAAAGTATTTCACTCAAGAAGGCTAAAAAGAAGCCCTCTCCACCCATGCGCAGTGTCTCACTAGTCAAAGACGAACCAGTCCTCCCACCAGAAGGTGAACTGGCAATGCCCAAGGACCAGAGGCCCAGGAGCCTTTGCCTCTCCTTGGAACACCAAGGGCATCATTCATCTCAGCCTGATGCTCAAGGTCACGCGCAAAGCTCTGTGCCAACTCTCAAAGATCCGGAAGGTACACAGTTCTCTCACCACTGGTATCTTACTGACTGGAAGTCTGGTGACACCTGCCAATCCTTGTCCAGCTCCAGCACTGCCACTGGTACCACGGTCATTGAGTGCACTCAAGTTCAGGGAAGCTCCGAGTCTCTGGCCTCCCCTTCCACCTCCAGAGCGACAACCCCCTCCCAGCTCTCCATTGAGGTGGAAGCCAGGGAAGTAGCCTCCCCTGGAAGGCCCACTGGACTGATGTCTCCTTCCAGTGGGTACTCCAGCCAGTCAGAGACACCCACGCCCACTGTCTCCATGTCCTTGACCCTGGGCCACTTACCCCCTCCAAGCACCAGTGGCCGAGTACGTCCAGTGGTGCCAGAAAGGAAGTCATCACTGCCTCCAACTTCGCCAATGGAAAAAATCTGCAAGTCACGGTTATCATTTGACCTACCACTGACCTCTTCAACTACCCTGGATCTGTCGGGGATGAATATCTCCATCCGCAGCAAAACCAAGGTGAGTCGTCATCACTCTGATACCAATTTCGGGGCCAAACTGGCACAGAAAAGCAGTCCAAACCAGCCAATCATGCCCATGGTCACGCCGTCTGACCTCCGTTCTGTTCGCCTGAGATCCATCAGCAAGTCGGAGCCGGAAGATGACGTTGAGAGCCCGGATTACACCGAGGAGCCTGGCGCCGAGGAAGTCTTCACCTTGCCAGAGAAAAAAGTGAAACCTCCGATAGCCGAGAAACCTCCACTGGCCCGAAGACCTCCAAGTTTGATTCACAGGCCGCCCTCTCTCTCCGGGGAGCATCCACTAACTTCTCCTACCATGGCTATGACACCCAAGAGCTCTGTTCCACACATGAAGCAGCTCCCCCAAGACAGCTACACAGTGTTGCGGAAACCAAAGTCACCCAGCTTCCCCAGTAGCAGGAGCCCGGGGGAGTCAACAGCGCCCTCCAGCCTCGTCTGCACACCTCTTGCCGGTTCCTCTGGTGCTTTCTTCTCAGGAACACAGCAACCTCCCCAGGCCACTGTAGAAGATGGGGGCGCCAAGGTGAGAGCCCTGCCTGAAAGAATCAGCCTCCAGAGCCAGGAAGAAGCTGAGAAAAAGATCAGCAAGATTCCACCTCCGGTACCAAAAAAGCCCAGTGTGCTCTACCTGCCTCTCACCTCGCCTGTAGCTCCGACGGATGCCTGCACGGCAGAACCAAGGCTGCCTTTCAGCCCCATCATCACCCTGGAGGAAGATGCCAAGTGTCCCTCCACTGGTGATGACTTGAAGTCACCTGGTAAAAGCGTGGCTTCGGCTCCTCCCGTTGACAGTAAAAAggaggccatctctccag GGAGGCCTGTAGAACCAAGCACCGAAGAGAAAAGTTTAATCAGTGATAAAACAGCCGAATGGATCTCGGAGGAGGATGATGACGTGTTTGTGGCTTCTCGCACAACTGAAGATTTGTTTACTGTGATCCACAG GTCCAAAAGAAAGCTACTCGGCTGGAAAGAGCCTGGGGAGGCCTTCCCAGGCAGCAGACCCAGCTCCCATTCGCCAGTGAAGAACACAGCTGATTCTCCCACCAGTGAGTCCGCTGCTGCCACAGGGCCAAGTGGCAGTGCGAGCCTAGATGCTGGCAGAAATGATGACTTCAAGGCCTTGCTCCAGAAGAAGGGAAGTAAGGCGACGCCCAAGACCCGCCCGTCGGCGGCCGAGCTGCTGAAGACCACTAACCCTCTGGCTCGAAGAATCATTGCACAGTTCTCAAAAGACTATGAACCCACCGACAACCCCAGTACCTAA
- the Nhsl2 gene encoding NHS-like protein 2 isoform X2 — translation MTARWNVNMEPRAAVKQGTRKGACYWADGIHSQRARELVEEASTAAANSGRENATATAHSRSSWRQPVNVFLSSGRPPSVEELLREAQLNLQSLLQEEYEEQYSEARILGQTFRSSDEAPEPTPSQRPQSAKRLEFVLMPAQRQLSEDETTTQGVRAPEACLSLSTADKQTSWNGPFPLPVLKEKSWLQPCSTQSDLVPINISGQQFDRHASFRHSLFNTETAVNPKSTLRRRRTIIGFSNFSQRDPGHSNSPAGSLVCSATSDVRPGHSAPQVVQGRVAVGQEARFPSLTSPGPRHSSSEPADPHQARGGPDPPGMESMAVVYSVPGSCNGPTESTFSASWKGEAFTYMTPSASSQGNQGSENGKNPSSGNSWVSLNTLPPLVPKEAATLFVTRDNPAGCTGLPRYSEHLTQRRQIPERPPKIGLLARGTSRLETGPGGTNRFRERSLSVPTDSGVTSVDYDEEQKAGEACILPYASTSSEGSNSTDNIAALSTEQEARHRRQRSKSISLKKAKKKPSPPMRSVSLVKDEPVLPPEGELAMPKDQRPRSLCLSLEHQGHHSSQPDAQGHAQSSVPTLKDPEGTQFSHHWYLTDWKSGDTCQSLSSSSTATGTTVIECTQVQGSSESLASPSTSRATTPSQLSIEVEAREVASPGRPTGLMSPSSGYSSQSETPTPTVSMSLTLGHLPPPSTSGRVRPVVPERKSSLPPTSPMEKICKSRLSFDLPLTSSTTLDLSGMNISIRSKTKVSRHHSDTNFGAKLAQKSSPNQPIMPMVTPSDLRSVRLRSISKSEPEDDVESPDYTEEPGAEEVFTLPEKKVKPPIAEKPPLARRPPSLIHRPPSLSGEHPLTSPTMAMTPKSSVPHMKQLPQDSYTVLRKPKSPSFPSSRSPGESTAPSSLVCTPLAGSSGAFFSGTQQPPQATVEDGGAKVRALPERISLQSQEEAEKKISKIPPPVPKKPSVLYLPLTSPVAPTDACTAEPRLPFSPIITLEEDAKCPSTGDDLKSPGKSVASAPPVDSKKEAISPGRPVEPSTEEKSLISDKTAEWISEEDDDVFVASRTTEDLFTVIHRSKRKLLGWKEPGEAFPGSRPSSHSPVKNTADSPTSESAAATGPSGSASLDAGRNDDFKALLQKKGSKATPKTRPSAAELLKTTNPLARRIIAQFSKDYEPTDNPST, via the exons CTGCAGCTAACTCGGGTCGGGAAAATGCGACAGCGACTGCCCACTCGAGGTCGTCATGGCGACAGCCAGTGAACGTGTTCCTCTCCTCGGGCAGGCCCCCGAGTGTAGAGGAACTGCTTCGCGAGGCGCAGCTCAATCTCCAGAGCCTGTTGCAAG AAGAATATGAGGAACAGTATTCGGAGGCCAGAATTCTGGGGCAGACCTTCCGCTCTTCGGATGAGGCTCCTGAGCCTACTCCCAGCCAAAGGCCCCAGTCGGCCAAGCGTCTGGAGTTTGTGTTGATG CCTGCACAACGGCAGCTGAGCGAGGATGAGACCACCACCCAGGGTGTGAGGGCCCCCGAGGCCTGCCTGAGCCTGTCTACAGCCGACAAGCAAACCTCCTGGAATGGTCCCTTCCCGCTACCCGTCCTAAAGGAGAAGAGCTGGCTTCAGCCCTGCTCCACGCAGTCTGACCTTGTGCCCATCAACATCTCGG GGCAGCAGTTTGATAGACATGCAAGTTTTCGACACTCGTTGTTTAACACAGAGACAGCCGTGAACCCCAAGTCCACCCTGAGGCGGAGGCGGACCATTATTGGATTCTCTAACTTTTCTCAGCGAGACCCAG GTCACAGCAACAGCCCAGCGGGCAGCCTGGTCTGCTCCGCCACCTCAGACGTCAGGCCCGGCCACTCGGCTCCACAAGTTGTTCAGGGAAGAGTTGCTGTTGGGCAGGAAGCTCGGTTTCCAAGTCTCACCTCGCCAGGACCGAGACACTCTTCTAGTGAGCCTGCAGACCCACACCAGGCACGTGGTGGCCCAGACCCTCCGGGCatggagagcatggcagtggtgtaCAGTGTCCCCGGTTCTTGCAATGGACCGACAGAGTCAACGTTCTCCGCCTCCTGGAAGGGAGAAGCTTTCACATACATGACACCAAGTGCCAGCAGCCAGGGCAATCAAGGcagtgaaaatggaaaaaatccTTCCTCTGGAAATTCCTGGGTGTCTCTGAACACACTCCCACCTCTGGTCCCTAAGGAGGCGGCTACCCTCTTTGTCACCCGGGATAACCCAGCAGGATGCACTGGGCTACCCAGATACTCTGAGCACCTCACTCAGCGAAGGCAAATACCAGAAAGACCTCCCAAGATTGGCCTTCTGGCCCGTGGTACCTCAAGACTGGAAACAGGCCCAGGCGGGACCAACAGATTCCGGGAGCGGTCACTGTCTGTGCCCACAGACTCCGGGGTCACCTCAGTGGACTATGATGAAGAACAGAAGGCTGGGGAGGCCTGCATCCTGCCTTATGCCAGTACAAGTTCTGAAGGTAGCAACAGTACTGACAACATTGCGGCCCTCAGCACTGAGCAAGAGGCGCGGCACAGAAGGCAAAGATCCAAAAGTATTTCACTCAAGAAGGCTAAAAAGAAGCCCTCTCCACCCATGCGCAGTGTCTCACTAGTCAAAGACGAACCAGTCCTCCCACCAGAAGGTGAACTGGCAATGCCCAAGGACCAGAGGCCCAGGAGCCTTTGCCTCTCCTTGGAACACCAAGGGCATCATTCATCTCAGCCTGATGCTCAAGGTCACGCGCAAAGCTCTGTGCCAACTCTCAAAGATCCGGAAGGTACACAGTTCTCTCACCACTGGTATCTTACTGACTGGAAGTCTGGTGACACCTGCCAATCCTTGTCCAGCTCCAGCACTGCCACTGGTACCACGGTCATTGAGTGCACTCAAGTTCAGGGAAGCTCCGAGTCTCTGGCCTCCCCTTCCACCTCCAGAGCGACAACCCCCTCCCAGCTCTCCATTGAGGTGGAAGCCAGGGAAGTAGCCTCCCCTGGAAGGCCCACTGGACTGATGTCTCCTTCCAGTGGGTACTCCAGCCAGTCAGAGACACCCACGCCCACTGTCTCCATGTCCTTGACCCTGGGCCACTTACCCCCTCCAAGCACCAGTGGCCGAGTACGTCCAGTGGTGCCAGAAAGGAAGTCATCACTGCCTCCAACTTCGCCAATGGAAAAAATCTGCAAGTCACGGTTATCATTTGACCTACCACTGACCTCTTCAACTACCCTGGATCTGTCGGGGATGAATATCTCCATCCGCAGCAAAACCAAGGTGAGTCGTCATCACTCTGATACCAATTTCGGGGCCAAACTGGCACAGAAAAGCAGTCCAAACCAGCCAATCATGCCCATGGTCACGCCGTCTGACCTCCGTTCTGTTCGCCTGAGATCCATCAGCAAGTCGGAGCCGGAAGATGACGTTGAGAGCCCGGATTACACCGAGGAGCCTGGCGCCGAGGAAGTCTTCACCTTGCCAGAGAAAAAAGTGAAACCTCCGATAGCCGAGAAACCTCCACTGGCCCGAAGACCTCCAAGTTTGATTCACAGGCCGCCCTCTCTCTCCGGGGAGCATCCACTAACTTCTCCTACCATGGCTATGACACCCAAGAGCTCTGTTCCACACATGAAGCAGCTCCCCCAAGACAGCTACACAGTGTTGCGGAAACCAAAGTCACCCAGCTTCCCCAGTAGCAGGAGCCCGGGGGAGTCAACAGCGCCCTCCAGCCTCGTCTGCACACCTCTTGCCGGTTCCTCTGGTGCTTTCTTCTCAGGAACACAGCAACCTCCCCAGGCCACTGTAGAAGATGGGGGCGCCAAGGTGAGAGCCCTGCCTGAAAGAATCAGCCTCCAGAGCCAGGAAGAAGCTGAGAAAAAGATCAGCAAGATTCCACCTCCGGTACCAAAAAAGCCCAGTGTGCTCTACCTGCCTCTCACCTCGCCTGTAGCTCCGACGGATGCCTGCACGGCAGAACCAAGGCTGCCTTTCAGCCCCATCATCACCCTGGAGGAAGATGCCAAGTGTCCCTCCACTGGTGATGACTTGAAGTCACCTGGTAAAAGCGTGGCTTCGGCTCCTCCCGTTGACAGTAAAAAggaggccatctctccag GGAGGCCTGTAGAACCAAGCACCGAAGAGAAAAGTTTAATCAGTGATAAAACAGCCGAATGGATCTCGGAGGAGGATGATGACGTGTTTGTGGCTTCTCGCACAACTGAAGATTTGTTTACTGTGATCCACAG GTCCAAAAGAAAGCTACTCGGCTGGAAAGAGCCTGGGGAGGCCTTCCCAGGCAGCAGACCCAGCTCCCATTCGCCAGTGAAGAACACAGCTGATTCTCCCACCAGTGAGTCCGCTGCTGCCACAGGGCCAAGTGGCAGTGCGAGCCTAGATGCTGGCAGAAATGATGACTTCAAGGCCTTGCTCCAGAAGAAGGGAAGTAAGGCGACGCCCAAGACCCGCCCGTCGGCGGCCGAGCTGCTGAAGACCACTAACCCTCTGGCTCGAAGAATCATTGCACAGTTCTCAAAAGACTATGAACCCACCGACAACCCCAGTACCTAA
- the Nhsl2 gene encoding NHS-like protein 2 isoform X1 — MPFYRRVVVPQRLCPRNPPQPLTELRDVSHLAALSLLRQLADLCGHSLALLEDLEGHLLALGRRTDSLYRRTIRLRHRLPCRLLGPEDDEELLGACYWADGIHSQRARELVEEASTAAANSGRENATATAHSRSSWRQPVNVFLSSGRPPSVEELLREAQLNLQSLLQEEYEEQYSEARILGQTFRSSDEAPEPTPSQRPQSAKRLEFVLMPAQRQLSEDETTTQGVRAPEACLSLSTADKQTSWNGPFPLPVLKEKSWLQPCSTQSDLVPINISGQQFDRHASFRHSLFNTETAVNPKSTLRRRRTIIGFSNFSQRDPGHSNSPAGSLVCSATSDVRPGHSAPQVVQGRVAVGQEARFPSLTSPGPRHSSSEPADPHQARGGPDPPGMESMAVVYSVPGSCNGPTESTFSASWKGEAFTYMTPSASSQGNQGSENGKNPSSGNSWVSLNTLPPLVPKEAATLFVTRDNPAGCTGLPRYSEHLTQRRQIPERPPKIGLLARGTSRLETGPGGTNRFRERSLSVPTDSGVTSVDYDEEQKAGEACILPYASTSSEGSNSTDNIAALSTEQEARHRRQRSKSISLKKAKKKPSPPMRSVSLVKDEPVLPPEGELAMPKDQRPRSLCLSLEHQGHHSSQPDAQGHAQSSVPTLKDPEGTQFSHHWYLTDWKSGDTCQSLSSSSTATGTTVIECTQVQGSSESLASPSTSRATTPSQLSIEVEAREVASPGRPTGLMSPSSGYSSQSETPTPTVSMSLTLGHLPPPSTSGRVRPVVPERKSSLPPTSPMEKICKSRLSFDLPLTSSTTLDLSGMNISIRSKTKVSRHHSDTNFGAKLAQKSSPNQPIMPMVTPSDLRSVRLRSISKSEPEDDVESPDYTEEPGAEEVFTLPEKKVKPPIAEKPPLARRPPSLIHRPPSLSGEHPLTSPTMAMTPKSSVPHMKQLPQDSYTVLRKPKSPSFPSSRSPGESTAPSSLVCTPLAGSSGAFFSGTQQPPQATVEDGGAKVRALPERISLQSQEEAEKKISKIPPPVPKKPSVLYLPLTSPVAPTDACTAEPRLPFSPIITLEEDAKCPSTGDDLKSPGKSVASAPPVDSKKEAISPGRPVEPSTEEKSLISDKTAEWISEEDDDVFVASRTTEDLFTVIHRSKRKLLGWKEPGEAFPGSRPSSHSPVKNTADSPTSESAAATGPSGSASLDAGRNDDFKALLQKKGSKATPKTRPSAAELLKTTNPLARRIIAQFSKDYEPTDNPST, encoded by the exons CTGCAGCTAACTCGGGTCGGGAAAATGCGACAGCGACTGCCCACTCGAGGTCGTCATGGCGACAGCCAGTGAACGTGTTCCTCTCCTCGGGCAGGCCCCCGAGTGTAGAGGAACTGCTTCGCGAGGCGCAGCTCAATCTCCAGAGCCTGTTGCAAG AAGAATATGAGGAACAGTATTCGGAGGCCAGAATTCTGGGGCAGACCTTCCGCTCTTCGGATGAGGCTCCTGAGCCTACTCCCAGCCAAAGGCCCCAGTCGGCCAAGCGTCTGGAGTTTGTGTTGATG CCTGCACAACGGCAGCTGAGCGAGGATGAGACCACCACCCAGGGTGTGAGGGCCCCCGAGGCCTGCCTGAGCCTGTCTACAGCCGACAAGCAAACCTCCTGGAATGGTCCCTTCCCGCTACCCGTCCTAAAGGAGAAGAGCTGGCTTCAGCCCTGCTCCACGCAGTCTGACCTTGTGCCCATCAACATCTCGG GGCAGCAGTTTGATAGACATGCAAGTTTTCGACACTCGTTGTTTAACACAGAGACAGCCGTGAACCCCAAGTCCACCCTGAGGCGGAGGCGGACCATTATTGGATTCTCTAACTTTTCTCAGCGAGACCCAG GTCACAGCAACAGCCCAGCGGGCAGCCTGGTCTGCTCCGCCACCTCAGACGTCAGGCCCGGCCACTCGGCTCCACAAGTTGTTCAGGGAAGAGTTGCTGTTGGGCAGGAAGCTCGGTTTCCAAGTCTCACCTCGCCAGGACCGAGACACTCTTCTAGTGAGCCTGCAGACCCACACCAGGCACGTGGTGGCCCAGACCCTCCGGGCatggagagcatggcagtggtgtaCAGTGTCCCCGGTTCTTGCAATGGACCGACAGAGTCAACGTTCTCCGCCTCCTGGAAGGGAGAAGCTTTCACATACATGACACCAAGTGCCAGCAGCCAGGGCAATCAAGGcagtgaaaatggaaaaaatccTTCCTCTGGAAATTCCTGGGTGTCTCTGAACACACTCCCACCTCTGGTCCCTAAGGAGGCGGCTACCCTCTTTGTCACCCGGGATAACCCAGCAGGATGCACTGGGCTACCCAGATACTCTGAGCACCTCACTCAGCGAAGGCAAATACCAGAAAGACCTCCCAAGATTGGCCTTCTGGCCCGTGGTACCTCAAGACTGGAAACAGGCCCAGGCGGGACCAACAGATTCCGGGAGCGGTCACTGTCTGTGCCCACAGACTCCGGGGTCACCTCAGTGGACTATGATGAAGAACAGAAGGCTGGGGAGGCCTGCATCCTGCCTTATGCCAGTACAAGTTCTGAAGGTAGCAACAGTACTGACAACATTGCGGCCCTCAGCACTGAGCAAGAGGCGCGGCACAGAAGGCAAAGATCCAAAAGTATTTCACTCAAGAAGGCTAAAAAGAAGCCCTCTCCACCCATGCGCAGTGTCTCACTAGTCAAAGACGAACCAGTCCTCCCACCAGAAGGTGAACTGGCAATGCCCAAGGACCAGAGGCCCAGGAGCCTTTGCCTCTCCTTGGAACACCAAGGGCATCATTCATCTCAGCCTGATGCTCAAGGTCACGCGCAAAGCTCTGTGCCAACTCTCAAAGATCCGGAAGGTACACAGTTCTCTCACCACTGGTATCTTACTGACTGGAAGTCTGGTGACACCTGCCAATCCTTGTCCAGCTCCAGCACTGCCACTGGTACCACGGTCATTGAGTGCACTCAAGTTCAGGGAAGCTCCGAGTCTCTGGCCTCCCCTTCCACCTCCAGAGCGACAACCCCCTCCCAGCTCTCCATTGAGGTGGAAGCCAGGGAAGTAGCCTCCCCTGGAAGGCCCACTGGACTGATGTCTCCTTCCAGTGGGTACTCCAGCCAGTCAGAGACACCCACGCCCACTGTCTCCATGTCCTTGACCCTGGGCCACTTACCCCCTCCAAGCACCAGTGGCCGAGTACGTCCAGTGGTGCCAGAAAGGAAGTCATCACTGCCTCCAACTTCGCCAATGGAAAAAATCTGCAAGTCACGGTTATCATTTGACCTACCACTGACCTCTTCAACTACCCTGGATCTGTCGGGGATGAATATCTCCATCCGCAGCAAAACCAAGGTGAGTCGTCATCACTCTGATACCAATTTCGGGGCCAAACTGGCACAGAAAAGCAGTCCAAACCAGCCAATCATGCCCATGGTCACGCCGTCTGACCTCCGTTCTGTTCGCCTGAGATCCATCAGCAAGTCGGAGCCGGAAGATGACGTTGAGAGCCCGGATTACACCGAGGAGCCTGGCGCCGAGGAAGTCTTCACCTTGCCAGAGAAAAAAGTGAAACCTCCGATAGCCGAGAAACCTCCACTGGCCCGAAGACCTCCAAGTTTGATTCACAGGCCGCCCTCTCTCTCCGGGGAGCATCCACTAACTTCTCCTACCATGGCTATGACACCCAAGAGCTCTGTTCCACACATGAAGCAGCTCCCCCAAGACAGCTACACAGTGTTGCGGAAACCAAAGTCACCCAGCTTCCCCAGTAGCAGGAGCCCGGGGGAGTCAACAGCGCCCTCCAGCCTCGTCTGCACACCTCTTGCCGGTTCCTCTGGTGCTTTCTTCTCAGGAACACAGCAACCTCCCCAGGCCACTGTAGAAGATGGGGGCGCCAAGGTGAGAGCCCTGCCTGAAAGAATCAGCCTCCAGAGCCAGGAAGAAGCTGAGAAAAAGATCAGCAAGATTCCACCTCCGGTACCAAAAAAGCCCAGTGTGCTCTACCTGCCTCTCACCTCGCCTGTAGCTCCGACGGATGCCTGCACGGCAGAACCAAGGCTGCCTTTCAGCCCCATCATCACCCTGGAGGAAGATGCCAAGTGTCCCTCCACTGGTGATGACTTGAAGTCACCTGGTAAAAGCGTGGCTTCGGCTCCTCCCGTTGACAGTAAAAAggaggccatctctccag GGAGGCCTGTAGAACCAAGCACCGAAGAGAAAAGTTTAATCAGTGATAAAACAGCCGAATGGATCTCGGAGGAGGATGATGACGTGTTTGTGGCTTCTCGCACAACTGAAGATTTGTTTACTGTGATCCACAG GTCCAAAAGAAAGCTACTCGGCTGGAAAGAGCCTGGGGAGGCCTTCCCAGGCAGCAGACCCAGCTCCCATTCGCCAGTGAAGAACACAGCTGATTCTCCCACCAGTGAGTCCGCTGCTGCCACAGGGCCAAGTGGCAGTGCGAGCCTAGATGCTGGCAGAAATGATGACTTCAAGGCCTTGCTCCAGAAGAAGGGAAGTAAGGCGACGCCCAAGACCCGCCCGTCGGCGGCCGAGCTGCTGAAGACCACTAACCCTCTGGCTCGAAGAATCATTGCACAGTTCTCAAAAGACTATGAACCCACCGACAACCCCAGTACCTAA